In Streptomyces qaidamensis, one DNA window encodes the following:
- a CDS encoding transglycosylase family protein — protein sequence MLSGNGRHRRPRQAPALLVAAGVTGSAIAIPLLGASGASAADGTTWDRVADCETGGAWSQNSGNGYYGGLQLSQDDWEKHGGLDYAASADLASRSQQIAVAERILADQGVGAWRTCGLLSGLQQGKGSESSDSSESSGEVDSPGLLDSLGSSPSGSPSSSPSPDVSSSSKDETAKTDKSSQSDGSSRDEQPDGSPSATPEGGKQGNSRKGDDSSASAETGSGRHRGPSADETRAPGSDRTEKSTGRHSAPAEESSGDASEGAYIVGVGDSLWSIADSLRVDGGWHALYEGNETAVGADPDLIHPGQTLAVEGEADEK from the coding sequence ATGCTCTCCGGGAACGGTCGGCACCGCCGCCCCCGTCAGGCTCCGGCTCTCCTCGTGGCGGCCGGGGTGACCGGCTCCGCCATCGCGATCCCGCTCCTCGGGGCCTCCGGTGCCAGCGCGGCCGACGGCACGACCTGGGACCGGGTCGCGGACTGCGAGACAGGCGGCGCCTGGAGCCAGAACAGCGGCAACGGCTACTACGGCGGCCTGCAGTTGTCCCAGGACGACTGGGAGAAGCACGGCGGCCTCGACTACGCCGCGAGCGCCGATCTGGCCAGTCGCTCCCAGCAGATAGCCGTGGCCGAGAGAATCCTCGCCGACCAGGGGGTCGGCGCATGGCGTACCTGCGGACTGCTCTCGGGGCTCCAGCAGGGCAAGGGTTCGGAATCATCCGACTCGTCCGAATCATCCGGTGAGGTGGACTCGCCCGGATTGCTCGATTCGCTGGGTTCATCCCCCTCTGGGAGTCCCTCTTCGTCCCCGTCACCTGACGTATCGTCGTCTTCGAAGGACGAAACGGCCAAGACCGACAAGTCGTCCCAATCCGACGGCTCGTCGCGGGATGAGCAGCCCGACGGCTCTCCGTCGGCCACTCCCGAGGGCGGCAAGCAGGGCAACTCGCGGAAGGGCGACGACTCCTCGGCCTCGGCCGAGACCGGCTCCGGCCGTCATCGCGGTCCCAGTGCCGACGAAACCCGCGCGCCCGGGAGCGACCGTACGGAGAAGTCCACAGGGCGTCACTCCGCGCCCGCTGAAGAGAGTTCCGGCGACGCGTCCGAGGGTGCCTACATCGTGGGCGTCGGCGACAGTCTCTGGTCCATCGCCGACTCCCTTCGGGTTGACGGCGGATGGCACGCGCTCTACGAGGGCAACGAGACGGCGGTCGGCGCCGACCCGGACCTCATCCATCCCGGTCAGACGCTCGCGGTCGAGGGCGAAGCGGACGAGAAGTAG